One window of the Chitinophaga niabensis genome contains the following:
- the msrB gene encoding peptide-methionine (R)-S-oxide reductase MsrB yields MEEKKNPAYSRTDTSKVNLTDEEWKKALPKDVYEIARQKGTEWAFTGKYWNSKEKGTYYCAACGNPLFVSDTKFESGCGWPSFYQPISKTSVIYTPDNSHGMTRTEVQCGRCKAHLGHVFDDGPPPTGLRYCINSVILDFDKAQDAEKKFKEKE; encoded by the coding sequence ATGGAAGAAAAAAAGAATCCTGCGTACTCCCGCACGGATACTAGTAAAGTAAACCTAACCGACGAAGAGTGGAAAAAAGCCTTGCCAAAAGACGTTTATGAAATAGCGAGACAAAAAGGAACTGAGTGGGCGTTCACAGGTAAATACTGGAACTCCAAAGAAAAAGGTACTTACTATTGCGCCGCTTGCGGCAATCCGCTTTTTGTGTCAGACACAAAGTTTGAAAGCGGCTGTGGCTGGCCGAGTTTTTACCAGCCCATCAGTAAAACGAGTGTGATCTACACGCCGGACAATTCACATGGTATGACACGTACCGAAGTGCAATGTGGCAGATGTAAAGCACATCTCGGACACGTTTTTGATGATGGACCGCCACCAACAGGTTTGCGTTATTGCATCAATTCCGTTATCCTGGATTTTGACAAGGCACAGGACGCGGAAAAGAAGTTTAAAGAGAAGGAGTAA
- a CDS encoding peptide MFS transporter, with protein sequence MSSTRKHPAALPFLFFSEMWERFGFYLLLAILQMYLTDAETGGWAMDRKTAVDIFGTFIAFVYLTPFVGGLLADRKIGYIQSIIWGGILMGIGYCGLAVHNLTVFYASLALICIGNGFFKPNISTLLGNVYNDERYKELKDTGYNIFYMGINLGAFTCTFIAAYLRNTIGWGAAFIAAGIGMFIGVIIFAIGLKHYRHADVRKPEQPGDMSLNNIFAQVFIPVLVVGAIGWFIPGNIFGTDSTDAFIFACLPIVYFFANLLRKAGATDKQPVKALLAIFAVSILFWAVFKQNGTALTTWAQYYTDREMPAALVAPAKTLMLSETVTNKQDSVVSYDNEFRVIKNADGKPVKEFGKPVYLKNVAPEKMPPEGESINLINTEQFQSVNPFFVIVLTPLVVAFFAFLRKRKKEPSTPTKIAWGLVISSLSTFMMVAAVMACGNGQEKASFWWLFGCYGVITAGELLLSPMGLSLVSKLSPPRLTSLMMGGWFLATSMGNKLSGVLAATWDLYENKANYFLVNFVLLIFSAGIIFVMLRWLNRVFKANT encoded by the coding sequence ATGAGTTCTACCCGCAAGCATCCGGCAGCGCTGCCGTTCTTATTCTTTTCCGAAATGTGGGAAAGGTTCGGCTTTTACCTGCTCCTGGCCATTTTACAAATGTACCTCACTGATGCTGAAACCGGCGGATGGGCTATGGACCGCAAAACAGCGGTAGATATCTTCGGTACTTTTATCGCCTTTGTTTACCTCACCCCCTTTGTGGGCGGCCTGCTGGCAGACCGGAAAATAGGATATATCCAATCCATTATCTGGGGCGGTATCCTCATGGGGATCGGCTATTGCGGTCTTGCTGTACACAACCTCACCGTTTTTTATGCCTCCCTGGCCCTCATATGTATAGGTAACGGTTTTTTCAAACCCAATATTTCAACCCTCTTGGGTAATGTATATAATGATGAACGCTACAAAGAACTGAAAGATACCGGGTACAATATCTTTTATATGGGTATCAACCTTGGGGCTTTTACCTGTACATTCATTGCTGCCTACCTGAGGAACACCATAGGATGGGGTGCTGCATTCATTGCTGCAGGTATAGGGATGTTCATTGGTGTGATCATTTTTGCGATCGGACTTAAACATTACCGGCATGCAGATGTGCGCAAACCAGAACAACCGGGAGATATGAGCCTGAACAATATTTTTGCGCAGGTATTCATTCCTGTATTGGTGGTTGGGGCCATCGGATGGTTCATTCCCGGAAATATTTTTGGTACGGATTCTACTGACGCATTCATTTTCGCCTGTCTGCCTATTGTATATTTCTTTGCCAACCTGCTGCGCAAAGCCGGTGCCACAGATAAACAGCCGGTAAAAGCCCTGCTGGCTATTTTCGCTGTATCCATTTTATTCTGGGCAGTGTTCAAACAAAATGGTACGGCACTCACCACCTGGGCACAATATTATACTGACAGAGAAATGCCGGCTGCCCTGGTTGCTCCTGCAAAAACACTCATGCTCTCTGAAACGGTGACCAATAAACAGGATTCCGTAGTATCCTACGACAATGAATTCCGTGTGATCAAAAATGCGGATGGCAAACCCGTAAAAGAATTTGGCAAACCGGTATACCTGAAAAATGTAGCGCCGGAAAAAATGCCGCCGGAAGGAGAAAGTATCAATCTTATCAACACGGAACAATTCCAATCTGTGAACCCTTTCTTCGTGATTGTGCTCACGCCACTGGTAGTTGCCTTTTTTGCTTTCCTGAGAAAACGGAAGAAAGAACCGTCCACACCTACTAAGATCGCCTGGGGCCTTGTTATTTCATCCTTGTCCACTTTTATGATGGTAGCGGCTGTGATGGCCTGTGGCAACGGACAGGAGAAAGCGTCTTTCTGGTGGCTCTTCGGATGTTATGGTGTGATCACTGCAGGGGAATTATTATTAAGTCCGATGGGGCTTTCACTGGTTTCGAAACTCAGTCCGCCGAGGCTCACTTCCCTGATGATGGGAGGTTGGTTCCTGGCTACTTCCATGGGGAATAAACTGTCTGGCGTATTAGCTGCCACATGGGATCTCTATGAGAATAAAGCGAATTACTTCCTCGTGAACTTTGTACTGCTGATCTTTTCGGCGGGGATCATATTTGTGATGTTACGCTGGTTGAACAGGGTTTTCAAAGCAAATACATAA
- a CDS encoding gluconokinase translates to MTTNIPYILGVDIGTGSAKAVAVHPNGQISAAHRQAYPTMLPQPGFSEQDPQAVLAAIISTIQHTVAQMGSSPAAISLSCAMHSFMAVDENGQPLTPLMTWADNRSEKYAAALKNTEAGKRIYAATGTPIHPMSPLCKIQWIRENLPEVFQKAACFMGIKELFLHRCFHEFITDYSIASATGLFDIRTLDWHPEALQVAGITDERLPIPVETTRLLIGMDQAMAGALGVSPDTLIMAGSSDGCLAQLGSGAVQPGHAALTIGTSSAIRMMTAKPAADEKGRLFSYVLTPDHYVCGGATNNGGGALQWFSKTFLPWSDYNDFLKVAFTAPPGSDGLLCLPYLLGERAPVWDSRARGAFVGIQQQHGSAHFQRALIEGICFGLYSVGEALESVVSPIREITVSGGFTASPLWIQLLADIFQKPMILHQDEDASALGAALLGWHALEKIDAWQFDPAAAARVFEPGAEHQAVYQRNYKAYSLLYQQLKEAMEILGTPVKHPL, encoded by the coding sequence ATGACGACTAACATACCTTATATCCTGGGAGTAGACATTGGCACAGGAAGCGCCAAAGCAGTTGCCGTACATCCCAACGGCCAGATCTCTGCTGCACACAGGCAGGCTTATCCAACAATGCTTCCGCAACCCGGTTTCAGTGAACAGGACCCGCAAGCCGTATTGGCAGCTATTATCAGTACCATTCAACATACCGTGGCGCAAATGGGTTCCTCCCCGGCAGCCATTTCCCTGAGTTGTGCCATGCACAGTTTCATGGCTGTAGACGAAAACGGGCAACCTTTGACTCCCCTGATGACCTGGGCAGACAACCGCAGCGAAAAATATGCCGCCGCACTGAAAAATACGGAGGCTGGCAAAAGGATCTACGCAGCAACTGGTACGCCCATTCATCCCATGTCTCCTTTATGCAAGATCCAATGGATCAGGGAGAACCTGCCGGAAGTTTTTCAAAAGGCAGCCTGTTTCATGGGCATCAAGGAATTATTCCTGCATCGCTGTTTTCATGAATTCATCACAGATTATTCCATTGCTTCGGCAACAGGATTATTCGATATCCGCACACTGGACTGGCATCCTGAAGCATTGCAGGTAGCCGGCATTACAGACGAACGTTTACCTATTCCGGTAGAGACCACCCGTTTGCTGATTGGAATGGACCAGGCCATGGCAGGAGCTTTGGGGGTTTCACCAGATACCCTTATCATGGCTGGCAGCAGTGACGGATGCCTTGCACAATTAGGCAGCGGAGCAGTGCAACCTGGCCATGCTGCACTCACAATTGGTACCAGCAGCGCCATCAGGATGATGACCGCCAAACCGGCAGCAGATGAAAAAGGAAGATTGTTTTCCTATGTGCTCACACCGGACCATTATGTATGTGGCGGTGCCACAAATAATGGGGGCGGGGCTTTGCAGTGGTTCTCCAAAACATTCCTCCCCTGGTCTGATTACAACGATTTTCTGAAAGTAGCATTCACAGCGCCTCCCGGCTCAGATGGCTTATTGTGTTTACCTTATCTGCTGGGAGAACGTGCACCTGTATGGGATAGCCGTGCCCGCGGAGCTTTTGTTGGCATACAGCAGCAACATGGTTCTGCGCATTTTCAACGCGCATTGATAGAAGGCATTTGTTTTGGATTATATAGTGTGGGCGAAGCACTGGAAAGTGTGGTAAGCCCTATCCGGGAAATAACGGTAAGTGGGGGATTCACGGCATCTCCCTTATGGATCCAATTGCTGGCAGACATTTTCCAGAAACCCATGATCCTGCACCAGGATGAAGATGCCTCTGCATTGGGAGCAGCTTTGCTGGGATGGCATGCTTTGGAAAAGATAGATGCATGGCAGTTTGATCCCGCAGCCGCCGCAAGGGTTTTTGAACCAGGTGCGGAACACCAGGCTGTTTACCAGCGAAATTATAAAGCATACTCCCTGCTGTATCAGCAGTTAAAAGAAGCGATGGAAATTTTAGGCACCCCTGTCAAACATCCGCTCTAA
- a CDS encoding GMC family oxidoreductase: MAFEIKKQARVYDVCIVGSGAGGGMAAKVLSEAGLKVALLEAGPKYDPADPKQQTQLKWPYESPRRGANTTRPFGDFDAAYGGWEINGEPYTQKNGTKFDWFRSRMLGGRTNHWGRISLRFGPNDFKHASIDGHGDDWPIGYDDVKPFYDRVDKLIGVFGSKEGIHNEPDGFFLPPPKPRLHELMVKKAGDKLKIPVIHSRMSMLTRPVNKERGSCFFCGQCGRGCSVYADFSSSTCLVKPALKIGTMELFTDAMVREVLTDASGKATGVSYVDRNTLEEHQISARVVVLAASACESARLLLNSKSPMHPNGLANSSGVVGKYLHDSTGASRSAFVPALMNRKRYNEDGVGGMHMYVPWWLDNKKLDFARGYHIEMGGGMSMPGYGFGFGVESVHVKEAGRALRNAGGYGAALKDDYRRYYGASIGFAGRGEAIPRIDNYCEIDPNVVDKFGIPVLRFNYTWSEHEIKQAKHMQDTFEQLFHEIGAIPNGTKAGPETMYGLENPGRIIHEVGTTRMGNDPKTSVLNKFNQAHDVKNLFVVDGGAFVSQADKNPTWTILALSMRASEYIVDELKKQNL, translated from the coding sequence ATGGCATTTGAGATAAAAAAACAGGCCAGGGTGTATGACGTTTGCATCGTTGGCTCCGGAGCCGGTGGCGGTATGGCAGCAAAAGTGCTATCTGAAGCTGGCTTAAAGGTAGCGCTTCTGGAAGCGGGACCCAAATATGATCCGGCAGATCCGAAACAGCAAACCCAGCTAAAGTGGCCTTATGAATCTCCCCGCCGTGGTGCTAACACCACGCGGCCTTTCGGAGATTTTGACGCAGCTTATGGCGGATGGGAAATTAACGGAGAACCTTACACGCAAAAGAACGGCACCAAATTCGACTGGTTCCGCTCCCGCATGCTGGGTGGCCGAACCAATCACTGGGGGCGCATCTCCCTTCGTTTTGGGCCCAATGATTTTAAACATGCAAGTATTGATGGGCATGGAGATGACTGGCCAATTGGTTATGATGATGTGAAACCTTTTTACGACCGCGTGGATAAACTGATCGGTGTATTTGGTTCCAAAGAAGGTATCCATAATGAACCGGACGGATTTTTCCTTCCTCCTCCAAAACCCCGTTTGCATGAGCTGATGGTGAAAAAGGCGGGAGATAAACTGAAGATCCCTGTGATCCATTCACGCATGTCTATGCTAACAAGGCCTGTGAATAAAGAACGCGGCAGCTGTTTCTTTTGCGGTCAGTGTGGCCGTGGTTGCAGTGTGTACGCTGACTTCTCCTCTTCTACCTGTCTTGTTAAACCGGCATTGAAGATCGGAACCATGGAACTCTTTACCGATGCCATGGTGCGTGAAGTATTAACCGATGCTTCCGGCAAGGCAACCGGTGTTTCTTATGTTGACAGGAATACTTTGGAAGAACATCAGATCTCTGCGCGTGTGGTAGTATTAGCCGCCAGCGCCTGTGAATCTGCGCGTTTGCTGCTCAATTCAAAATCTCCCATGCATCCCAACGGGCTGGCTAATTCCAGTGGTGTGGTGGGTAAATATCTGCATGATTCTACCGGCGCATCCAGGTCAGCTTTTGTTCCTGCATTGATGAACCGCAAGCGGTATAATGAAGATGGCGTAGGTGGCATGCACATGTATGTTCCCTGGTGGCTGGATAATAAAAAACTTGATTTTGCGAGAGGGTATCATATTGAAATGGGTGGCGGCATGAGCATGCCGGGTTATGGATTTGGTTTCGGGGTTGAAAGCGTACATGTAAAAGAGGCAGGCAGGGCACTAAGAAATGCCGGCGGATATGGCGCTGCACTGAAAGATGACTATCGCCGTTATTATGGCGCCAGCATTGGATTTGCAGGAAGAGGGGAAGCTATTCCGCGGATAGATAATTATTGCGAGATAGACCCGAACGTAGTGGATAAATTCGGTATCCCTGTATTACGTTTCAATTATACCTGGAGTGAACATGAGATCAAACAGGCCAAACACATGCAGGATACATTCGAGCAGCTCTTCCATGAAATCGGCGCTATTCCGAATGGAACAAAAGCCGGGCCTGAAACTATGTACGGACTGGAAAACCCTGGCCGTATCATTCACGAAGTAGGTACTACGCGTATGGGGAATGATCCGAAAACCTCTGTGCTGAACAAGTTCAACCAGGCGCATGATGTGAAGAACCTGTTTGTGGTAGATGGTGGCGCCTTTGTTTCGCAGGCGGATAAAAATCCTACCTGGACGATCCTTGCATTGTCTATGCGCGCATCAGAATACATTGTTGATGAATTGAAAAAACAAAATCTCTAA
- the mutL gene encoding DNA mismatch repair endonuclease MutL, with amino-acid sequence MPKGRQVADIINLLPDNIANQIAAGEVIQRPASAVKELLENAVDAGATEIQLFIKDAGKELVQVIDNGSGMSDTDARMCFERHATSKIQTIDDLFHIRTMGFRGEALASIAAVAQVELKSRKHNEELGTFIEIDNSVVKKQEPCQTAPGTSIAMKNLFFNVPARRNFLKSNAAEMRHIVDEFIRVALAFPHLQFSLNSNGQEMFHLEKGSLKQRIVNILGQNYNSKLVTVKESTDYMNVSGFVGKPDTAKKTRGDQFFFVNNRFIKSGYLNHAVMSAFSEMIPSENFPLYVLFIDLDPAHVDINVHPTKQEIKFDDEKILYAFVQAAVKHALAQFNVTPALDFELDPGIQSLDALTQPFTDQKKVQSANTSIYRSFTQANQAHMIDHSGTSNSNLRNWKDLYGPVEKPLEMEAPSSTASVIDERWQEAATDQKVPVQVHQQYILSQIKSGYILIDQRAAHERILYERYQRALSEKPITTQQSLFPQTLELLPADAVVISEMLPELQALGYDLEPFGMHTFVVRGTPADIQTGNEQASIEGLLEQFKHFSHELKLNRREHLVRSMARNNAIPVGKPLGTREMQNIIDELFACATPNASPGGRFTFISFKLNDLERMFDRGA; translated from the coding sequence ATGCCAAAAGGCAGGCAAGTGGCGGATATCATCAATTTGTTACCGGATAATATAGCAAACCAGATAGCAGCAGGAGAAGTGATTCAGCGGCCGGCTTCGGCAGTGAAGGAACTGCTGGAAAACGCTGTGGACGCGGGCGCAACAGAAATTCAACTCTTCATAAAAGACGCCGGCAAAGAGCTGGTGCAAGTCATAGACAACGGCAGCGGTATGAGTGATACTGATGCCCGTATGTGTTTTGAACGGCATGCTACTTCCAAGATCCAAACCATCGATGATCTTTTTCATATCCGTACTATGGGGTTCCGGGGTGAGGCCCTGGCATCAATTGCAGCCGTAGCCCAGGTGGAGCTTAAATCGCGCAAACATAACGAGGAACTTGGCACTTTCATTGAAATAGATAACAGTGTGGTGAAAAAGCAGGAACCCTGTCAAACTGCACCTGGCACAAGTATCGCCATGAAAAACCTCTTTTTCAATGTGCCTGCCAGAAGAAATTTCCTCAAGAGCAATGCCGCTGAAATGCGTCATATCGTGGATGAATTTATTCGTGTAGCGCTCGCTTTTCCTCATTTGCAGTTCTCTCTTAACTCAAATGGGCAGGAAATGTTCCATCTTGAAAAAGGCTCTCTGAAGCAACGTATCGTAAATATCCTGGGGCAGAACTATAATTCCAAATTAGTTACCGTAAAAGAGAGTACGGACTACATGAACGTGTCAGGATTTGTAGGTAAGCCGGATACGGCTAAAAAAACAAGGGGCGATCAGTTCTTTTTTGTTAATAACCGGTTTATAAAGAGCGGTTATCTGAACCATGCGGTAATGTCTGCCTTCTCAGAAATGATCCCTTCTGAGAATTTTCCGCTATATGTACTCTTCATTGATCTCGATCCCGCGCATGTGGATATTAACGTGCATCCTACCAAACAGGAGATCAAGTTCGATGATGAAAAGATCCTCTATGCTTTTGTGCAGGCGGCTGTTAAACACGCGCTGGCACAATTCAACGTAACACCGGCGCTGGATTTTGAACTGGACCCGGGCATTCAATCCCTGGATGCATTAACGCAGCCCTTCACTGATCAAAAGAAAGTGCAGTCTGCCAACACTTCCATTTACCGCTCTTTCACACAAGCCAACCAGGCGCATATGATTGATCACAGCGGTACCAGCAATAGTAATCTCCGTAACTGGAAAGACCTGTACGGGCCGGTGGAAAAACCATTGGAGATGGAAGCGCCTTCCTCTACAGCTTCCGTGATAGATGAACGGTGGCAGGAAGCGGCTACAGATCAGAAAGTACCTGTGCAGGTACATCAGCAATACATCTTATCGCAGATAAAATCTGGTTACATATTGATAGATCAGCGGGCTGCGCATGAACGCATCCTGTATGAACGTTACCAGCGGGCACTTTCTGAAAAACCAATTACCACACAACAAAGTCTTTTCCCCCAAACGCTGGAGTTATTACCAGCAGATGCTGTAGTGATCTCAGAAATGCTGCCGGAGTTACAGGCGCTGGGCTATGACCTGGAACCTTTCGGGATGCATACTTTTGTGGTTCGTGGTACGCCGGCGGATATTCAAACGGGAAATGAGCAGGCAAGTATTGAAGGTTTGCTGGAACAGTTCAAACATTTCAGTCATGAGCTGAAGCTCAATCGCCGCGAACACCTGGTCCGTTCCATGGCGCGCAACAATGCCATTCCGGTTGGAAAACCGCTGGGAACAAGGGAAATGCAGAACATCATCGATGAATTATTTGCCTGTGCCACTCCGAATGCTTCTCCCGGAGGCAGGTTCACTTTTATCTCCTTCAAGCTAAACGACTTAGAGCGGATGTTTGACAGGGGTGCCTAA
- a CDS encoding Gfo/Idh/MocA family protein, with protein sequence MVTEKNNKGNQISRRSFLTGTATAAAGFMIVPRHVLGGKGYTAPSDKLRVAGIGVGGKGESDIAEFAKGPADITVLCDVHDSRAANSVKRFPKAKFYRDYREMLDKEHKNIDAVSVSTPDHSHAIQAMAAMQLGKHVYVQKPLTHDIYEARMLTEAAKKYKVVTQMGNQGASGDGVRQLMEWYNAGLIGDVKEVYCWTNRPVWPQGIPWPSTPAPIPSDLDWDLWLGTAPKKDYVNKLVPFNWRGWWDYGTGALGDMGCHIVEPPFRVLDLGYPESAEASVGSVYVDEFKQGYFPDSCPPSSHCILNFKGKKGKPDVKLHWMDGGIQPARPEELGPNERMGDGGNGAIFIGTKGKMMCGTYGISPTLLPTSRSKEVNVKQTIARVPEGHYVQWVNAAIAGYGKKEVSSPFEIAGPLTETLLMGNLAIRSYDVRKPKANGNGFDYPGRYIKLLWDGPNMKITNFDDANQFVKRTYRDGWKLGS encoded by the coding sequence ATGGTTACGGAAAAGAATAACAAAGGAAACCAGATTTCACGTAGATCATTTCTAACGGGCACCGCAACAGCTGCCGCAGGATTTATGATCGTTCCACGTCACGTATTAGGAGGTAAAGGGTACACAGCGCCAAGCGATAAGTTGAGGGTAGCAGGCATTGGAGTTGGCGGTAAAGGAGAAAGCGATATTGCTGAGTTCGCAAAAGGACCGGCAGATATTACCGTTCTGTGTGACGTGCACGACAGTCGTGCCGCAAATTCTGTAAAGCGTTTCCCGAAAGCGAAGTTTTACAGGGACTACCGCGAAATGCTGGACAAAGAACACAAGAACATTGATGCCGTTTCTGTATCCACCCCGGATCACAGTCACGCTATCCAGGCAATGGCCGCTATGCAGCTGGGTAAACACGTATACGTGCAAAAACCCCTGACGCATGATATTTACGAAGCGCGCATGCTCACAGAAGCTGCGAAGAAATATAAAGTAGTTACCCAAATGGGCAACCAGGGTGCTTCCGGTGATGGTGTTCGCCAATTGATGGAATGGTATAATGCCGGCCTCATTGGTGATGTGAAGGAAGTATACTGCTGGACCAACCGTCCTGTTTGGCCACAAGGTATTCCCTGGCCTTCAACACCAGCCCCGATCCCTTCAGACCTGGATTGGGATCTCTGGTTAGGTACTGCTCCTAAAAAGGATTATGTAAATAAACTGGTTCCTTTCAACTGGCGTGGCTGGTGGGATTATGGTACCGGTGCGCTCGGAGACATGGGTTGCCATATCGTGGAACCTCCTTTCCGTGTGCTGGACCTGGGTTATCCTGAGTCTGCAGAAGCCAGTGTGGGTAGCGTATATGTTGACGAGTTCAAACAAGGTTACTTCCCGGACAGTTGCCCTCCTTCTTCTCATTGCATCCTGAACTTTAAAGGCAAGAAAGGTAAACCAGATGTGAAACTGCATTGGATGGACGGTGGTATTCAACCTGCACGTCCTGAAGAACTGGGACCAAATGAAAGAATGGGCGATGGTGGTAACGGTGCCATCTTTATTGGTACAAAAGGTAAGATGATGTGCGGTACTTATGGTATCTCTCCCACCCTTTTGCCAACTTCCCGTAGCAAAGAGGTGAATGTAAAACAAACTATTGCACGTGTTCCGGAAGGGCACTATGTACAATGGGTGAATGCAGCCATCGCTGGTTATGGTAAGAAAGAAGTCAGCTCTCCATTTGAGATTGCCGGTCCGTTAACAGAGACTTTGCTGATGGGTAACCTGGCTATCCGTAGCTATGATGTTCGTAAGCCTAAAGCAAATGGTAATGGTTTTGATTATCCAGGCCGTTATATTAAACTGCTGTGGGATGGTCCGAACATGAAGATCACCAACTTCGATGATGCTAACCAGTTTGTGAAGAGAACTTATCGTGATGGCTGGAAGCTGGGTTCCTGA
- a CDS encoding gluconate 2-dehydrogenase subunit 3 family protein, protein MDRRESLKALMIGTLSSGVILSACDPKPKEEAKVGAGVLKDYGRQPEEVLRDNALLAEKFFTDAEMKTIAVLVDIIIPKDEHSGSATDAKVPDFIEFIVKDQPKFQTPIRGGLRWLDMHSMKKHNKSFTELAAAEQLGVVDEIAFPERATPLVSQGVAFFSTIRNLTATGFFTSKMGLEDLGYKGNQPNEWDGVPADVLQQYGLAYDEKMLAVCLKKEDRGKIMTWES, encoded by the coding sequence ATGGATAGAAGAGAATCGCTGAAAGCCTTGATGATAGGCACTTTGTCCTCCGGCGTGATCCTGAGTGCCTGTGATCCTAAACCGAAGGAAGAAGCTAAAGTGGGTGCGGGTGTATTAAAGGATTATGGCCGGCAACCGGAAGAAGTGTTGCGGGATAATGCACTGCTGGCTGAAAAGTTCTTTACGGATGCAGAGATGAAAACAATCGCTGTATTGGTGGATATCATCATCCCAAAAGATGAACATTCCGGCAGTGCTACGGATGCTAAAGTGCCGGATTTCATTGAGTTCATTGTAAAAGATCAGCCAAAATTCCAAACGCCCATACGCGGAGGTTTACGCTGGCTGGATATGCATTCCATGAAAAAGCATAATAAATCATTCACGGAGCTTGCTGCTGCAGAGCAACTGGGCGTGGTGGATGAGATTGCATTCCCTGAGAGGGCCACGCCTCTTGTAAGCCAGGGCGTTGCGTTTTTTAGTACGATACGGAATCTGACAGCAACTGGTTTCTTCACCAGCAAAATGGGATTGGAAGATCTCGGCTACAAAGGCAATCAGCCCAATGAATGGGATGGTGTACCTGCAGATGTATTGCAGCAGTATGGCTTAGCGTATGATGAAAAGATGCTGGCCGTTTGTTTGAAGAAAGAAGACAGGGGGAAGATAATGACCTGGGAAAGCTAA